A region of Panicum virgatum strain AP13 chromosome 8N, P.virgatum_v5, whole genome shotgun sequence DNA encodes the following proteins:
- the LOC120685405 gene encoding F-box/kelch-repeat protein At2g44130-like, which translates to MRSPRGGGRAHEHVDLIPGIPDDVAVDCLARVPHASHRALRRVCRGWRSAAAAPAFAAARAAAGANEDLVYMLQFGNPSAAADADDGGPKDCGAPPSAPAYGVAVYNVTTGEWLRERGAPPVLPVFAQCAAVGTRVAVLGGWDPRTFEPVADVHVLDAAKGAWRRAAPMRSARSFFACAEAGGKIYVAGGHDKHKNALKTAEAYDAVADAWDPLPDMSEERDECDGMATVAGDRFLAVSGYRTARQGGFERDAEWFDPAAREWRRLERVRAPPSAAHVVVRGRVWCIEGNAVMEWISPRRGWREVGPYPPGLKAGTARAVCVGGGEKVVVTGALDGEGGGGGRHALWVFEVKTKNWTLVRPPPEFAGFVFSVASVRI; encoded by the coding sequence ATGCGGAGCCCacgaggaggagggcgcgccCATGAGCACGTCGACCTGATCCCGGGCATCCCCGACGACGTCGCCGTCGACTGCCTGGCGCGCGTGCCCCACGCGTCCCACCGCGCGCTGCGCCGTGTCTGCCGCGGctggcggagcgccgccgccgcgccggccttcgccgcggcgcgcgccgccgcgggtgccAACGAGGACCTCGTCTACATGCTGCAGTTCGGgaacccctccgccgccgccgacgccgacgacggcgGGCCCAAGGACTGCGGCGCGCCGCCCAGCGCGCCCGCCTACGGCGTCGCTGTCTACAACGTGACCACGGGCGAGTGGCTCCGGGAGCGCGGCGCGCCCCCCGTGCTGCCCGTGTTCGCGCAGTGCGCCGCGGTGGGCACCCGCGTCGcggtgctcgggggctgggACCCGCGCACCTTCGAGCCCGTCGCCGACGTGCACGTCCTCGACGCCGCCAAGGGCGcgtggcgccgcgccgcgccgatgCGCTCGGCGCGGTCCTTCTTCGCCTGCGCCGAGGCCGGCGGTAAGATCTACGTCGCCGGCGGGCACGACAAGCACAAGAACGCGCTCAAGACGGCCGAGGCCTACGACGCCGTTGCCGACGCCTGGGACCCGCTCCCGGACATGTCGGAGGAGCGCGACGAGTGCGACGGCATGGCCACCGTGGCCggggaccgcttcctcgccgtcagCGGGTACCGCACGGCGCGGCAGGGCGGGTTCGAGCGCGACGCCGAGTGGTTCGACCCGGCGGCCcgggagtggcggcggctggagcgcgTCCgggcgccgccctccgcggcgCACGTCGTCGTCCGGGGGCGCGTCTGGTGCATCGAGGGCAACGCCGTGATGGAGTGGATCAGCCCCCGCCGCGGCTGGCGCGAGGTCGGGCCCTACCCGCCCGGGCTCAAGGCCGGCACGGCGCGCGCCGtctgcgtcggcggcggcgagaaggtGGTCGTCACGGGGGCCCTcgacggggagggcggcggcggcgggcggcacgcGCTCTGGGTGTTCGAGGTCAAGACCAAGAACTGGACCCTGGTGCGCCCGCCGCCGGAGTTCGCCGGCTTCGTCTTCTCCGTCGCGTCCGTCCGCATCTGA